In the genome of Selenomonadales bacterium, the window CGTAAGCGTGTCGTCCATCCCGGCGTCAGAGCCAAACCATATCCGTCGACAGAGCGCGATGGTGTATGGGAATCTATCATGCAACAGACTGCACCGCGCGATGAAGTCAGAGCAGCGTATATCCATATACCGTTCTGTTCGCACAAATGCCTCTACTGCGGCTTCTTCCAGAACTTCACGAATGAAGATGTCGAAACGGCATATGTCGATCGACTTATCAAAGACCTTGCGCGCGATGCCGACAAGCCGTATATGAAAGCCGCTCCGATCCGTTCGATCTTTTTGGGCGGCGGTACGCCGAGTGCGCTCTCACCGCACAATATCGGCAGACTGCTCCAAGCCGTTCGCACGTATCTTCCGCTTGCCAATGATTGCGAGCTGACGCTCGAAGGCCGCGTCAGCGATATGGTGGAGGATAAGATGGATGTCTGGTTCGGTAATGGTGTCAACCGCATCTCTATCGGTGTACAGTCGTTCAATACGAAGATTCGTCAGATGGCAGGTCGTCTTGACACACGTGAAACAATCATGGAGCGCATGGAAAAAGCCGCTTCCTACAATCAGGCGGCGATCATCATCGACCTCATCTTCGGCCTCCCCGGCCAGACGGTCGAAACGCTCCTTGAGGATCTTGCCGACATGGACAGTCTCCCCATCGACGGCATGGACTTGTATCAGCTCAACCTCTTTGACAACAGCCTGATGAAGCAGGCGATCGATGCAGGCACGATACCGCCCGCCTCGACGACCGTTCAGCAGGCAGAGATGTACCGCGCGGCAGGCGAATGGATGCGTGCGCGGATGTACAAACGCATCTCGGGTTGTCACTGGTCGCGTACGGCACGTGAGAGAAGTCTCTACAACACGCTGACAAAAAGTGGTGCGAAGGTGTTTCCGTACGGTGCAGGAGCGGGCGGTTTCATCGGCGATGCTACGTGCTTTCTCTCGCGCGATATAGCAAAATATATACCGATGGTCGATGCAGGGCAGAAACCGCTCATGGTGCTTATGCAAAAGTCCCCGAACGATGCTCTTCACAACGAAGTGAAATACCAGCTTGAAATGGGCTGGTTCTCGCCGAAGAAGCTTGCCGACAAGTTTGGTATCGAAGAACGCGAGATGACAGCACTTGCCGAAGCCTTCGTAACGAGCGGGCTATTCGTGCGCGGTGAAGTCCTCTACACGATGACAGAGGCAGGACGCTTCTGGCAGATGAACATAACGCAGTCGATCCTCGAATGTATCGAGGTATTGATGGGCGGCTCCTGGTCGCCCGAAATAGAAAAAATAGCGGCACAGGGTTGACCCTGTGCGCGGTAGAAAAATAGGAAAGATGTGGTGGTCAAACATGAAGAAAAAACGCTTGGCAGTATTAACTACGCTCGTCGCGATCTCTCTCAGCGGAGGCCTGGTATACGCAGCACCTGCAGATGATGCAGTCGACACACGTGAAGTCGTTGTAACGGCAACACGTCATGCAGAAGAAGTAAAAGC includes:
- the hutW gene encoding heme anaerobic degradation radical SAM methyltransferase ChuW/HutW; this encodes MKEGKINTLLISLTQQQRELLVGRASDDPLTKAYDRKRVVHPGVRAKPYPSTERDGVWESIMQQTAPRDEVRAAYIHIPFCSHKCLYCGFFQNFTNEDVETAYVDRLIKDLARDADKPYMKAAPIRSIFLGGGTPSALSPHNIGRLLQAVRTYLPLANDCELTLEGRVSDMVEDKMDVWFGNGVNRISIGVQSFNTKIRQMAGRLDTRETIMERMEKAASYNQAAIIIDLIFGLPGQTVETLLEDLADMDSLPIDGMDLYQLNLFDNSLMKQAIDAGTIPPASTTVQQAEMYRAAGEWMRARMYKRISGCHWSRTARERSLYNTLTKSGAKVFPYGAGAGGFIGDATCFLSRDIAKYIPMVDAGQKPLMVLMQKSPNDALHNEVKYQLEMGWFSPKKLADKFGIEEREMTALAEAFVTSGLFVRGEVLYTMTEAGRFWQMNITQSILECIEVLMGGSWSPEIEKIAAQG